A single Candidatus Melainabacteria bacterium DNA region contains:
- a CDS encoding radical SAM protein, which produces MKVKMILPALTEAKSPFYRPIKYSLFPPLGLATLAARLPQGWDIQVVDEHVEELRLDDEPDLVVIQTYITSAFRAYKIADHYRKNGAFVVMGGLHVTSLPDEALQHADTIILGPAGDAWGRFINDFISGKTERTYVAKKRSLVGAPPIRRDLIKRHLYLCPNSIVVSRGCPHTCDFCYKEAFFKGGKSFYTQEVDDALAEIERLPGRHVYFLDDHLFGNERFANALFDGMKGMGRVFQAAGTIQSILRPGLLEKAAEAGLRSLFVGFETLNPSNLQDHDKYQNLNRDYNSAIKRVHDLGVMVNGSFVFGMDHDDETVFDRTVDWAVNQGIETATFHILTPYPSTELHNRMSTEGRMLHRNWDLYDTRHVVHKHPTMSAQTLEDGYWRAYKDFYRWPHILKGAMQKDNLHAQLRHLAYAGGWKKFEPLWDAIIKTQRVTRMLPLLEEVLAAFGKFNSDSEKSDKPSAELSKVA; this is translated from the coding sequence GTGAAAGTCAAAATGATTTTGCCTGCGCTGACCGAGGCAAAGAGTCCATTTTATCGACCGATTAAATACTCGCTCTTTCCTCCATTGGGACTGGCGACCCTGGCAGCGCGCCTCCCACAGGGTTGGGACATTCAAGTAGTAGATGAGCACGTGGAAGAATTGCGGCTTGATGACGAACCAGATCTCGTTGTCATTCAAACTTACATAACATCCGCTTTCCGCGCCTACAAAATTGCCGATCACTATCGCAAGAATGGAGCGTTTGTCGTGATGGGCGGATTACATGTAACTTCACTGCCCGACGAAGCGTTGCAGCACGCAGACACCATAATTCTCGGCCCCGCTGGTGACGCATGGGGGCGCTTCATCAATGATTTCATCTCGGGAAAAACAGAACGAACATACGTAGCCAAAAAACGTTCCTTAGTCGGTGCGCCACCCATACGACGAGACTTGATCAAGCGTCACCTCTATCTCTGTCCCAACTCAATCGTCGTTTCACGCGGATGCCCGCACACCTGCGATTTTTGCTACAAAGAGGCTTTCTTTAAAGGAGGCAAGTCGTTCTACACTCAAGAAGTCGATGACGCATTGGCAGAGATTGAAAGACTTCCGGGGCGCCATGTCTATTTTCTAGACGATCATCTGTTCGGCAATGAGCGCTTTGCCAATGCCTTATTTGATGGAATGAAAGGGATGGGACGAGTGTTTCAAGCGGCCGGCACAATCCAATCAATATTGCGACCAGGACTTCTGGAAAAGGCAGCCGAAGCTGGATTGCGCAGTCTCTTCGTCGGTTTCGAGACTCTTAATCCGTCCAATCTACAAGACCATGACAAATATCAGAACCTCAATCGCGACTACAACTCCGCAATCAAACGTGTTCACGATTTAGGTGTAATGGTGAATGGAAGTTTTGTTTTTGGCATGGACCACGATGACGAAACAGTCTTCGATAGAACTGTGGATTGGGCTGTGAATCAGGGCATAGAAACAGCCACTTTCCATATATTGACGCCCTACCCGTCTACAGAATTACACAATCGAATGAGCACCGAAGGGCGCATGCTGCATCGCAATTGGGATCTGTATGATACGCGCCACGTCGTGCACAAACATCCAACGATGTCTGCGCAAACGCTTGAGGATGGTTATTGGCGGGCCTACAAAGATTTCTACCGTTGGCCGCACATCCTCAAAGGGGCAATGCAGAAAGATAATTTGCATGCCCAACTGCGACACCTCGCCTACGCAGGTGGATGGAAAAAATTCGAGCCACTCTGGGACGCAATCATAAAAACACAGAGAGTAACTAGAATGCTGCCACTTCTAGAAGAAGTACTGGCTGCGTTCGGCAAATTCAATTCCGATTCTGAAAAGTCCGACAAACCATCGGCTGAATTGAGCAAGGTGGCCTAG
- the lipA gene encoding lipoyl synthase, whose product MTASSTKPDWLKVRLPTGEPYRRIKSLIDDNDLHTVCESAACPNRGECWSRGTATFMILGNICTRSCGFCNVITGRPTELDLDEPRRVAEAVAKMQLKYAVITSVNRDELKDGGASVWAETILETRRLSPQTKIEVLIPDFCGNWDALNTVLEARPDVLNHNIETVPRLYLQVRPQGRFDRSLELIARAHEAGFVTKSGLMMGLGETDDEVIEVLKEWRKVNCDLITLGQYMQPTPKHLPVDRWVEPEVFERMNRIGMDMGFKNVFAGPLVRSSYHADEQAMLNR is encoded by the coding sequence ATGACCGCTTCATCGACGAAACCTGACTGGCTGAAAGTGCGCCTACCAACGGGCGAACCATATCGGCGCATCAAAAGTCTGATTGATGACAATGATTTGCACACGGTCTGCGAGTCTGCCGCCTGTCCTAACCGGGGCGAGTGCTGGTCTCGCGGCACAGCCACCTTTATGATTCTGGGCAATATCTGCACGCGCAGCTGTGGTTTCTGCAACGTCATAACCGGGCGTCCAACCGAGCTAGACCTGGACGAGCCGCGCCGGGTCGCTGAAGCGGTTGCGAAAATGCAGCTTAAGTACGCCGTCATCACGTCGGTCAATCGCGACGAGCTTAAGGATGGGGGTGCTTCAGTTTGGGCTGAAACGATTCTGGAAACACGACGCTTATCGCCGCAGACAAAGATTGAAGTTCTCATTCCAGATTTCTGCGGTAACTGGGATGCACTGAATACGGTGCTGGAAGCGCGGCCTGATGTATTGAATCACAACATTGAAACGGTTCCGCGCTTGTATCTGCAGGTGCGCCCGCAGGGACGTTTCGACCGTAGTCTCGAGTTGATTGCCCGTGCTCATGAAGCCGGTTTCGTGACAAAGTCAGGCTTGATGATGGGACTTGGCGAAACTGACGACGAGGTCATAGAAGTTCTGAAAGAGTGGCGAAAGGTGAACTGCGATTTGATCACTCTCGGTCAATACATGCAGCCGACTCCAAAACATCTTCCTGTCGATCGCTGGGTTGAGCCTGAAGTTTTTGAGCGTATGAATCGCATCGGCATGGATATGGGATTCAAAAACGTATTTGCTGGTCCACTTGTGCGCAGTAGTTATCACGCTGATGAACAAGCGATGCTGAATCGCTGA
- the pdhA gene encoding pyruvate dehydrogenase (acetyl-transferring) E1 component subunit alpha, protein MPRKPIDLPFKLEYLSVLDENAELDKKLDPKLTDDELKTLYRYMLKARRADERMLNMQRQGRIGTFPQASGHEAISMGSVFCLKKEDWLVPAYRELAGMLYRGWPLETILLYWNGFEEGAKVPDGLNDLPMCVPVASQLLHAAGIGMAMNIQQEKKVVLTFFGDGSSSEGDCHEALNFAAVFNAPVVFICLNNQYAISVPIAKQMKNETVAQRAIGYGMQGIRVDGNDVLAVYTATQEAIERARKGEGPTLIECLTYRFTPHTTADDPKRYRSEDESKKWHLREPLLRFAKYLNAKGIMNEEQRQQIEAEIDAEIKEAVAKAEELAKSDELSNPLNMFDFSFAELPPFLVEQRQELADHIAKHTKHKKESGEKKAPSPAKI, encoded by the coding sequence ATGCCAAGAAAACCGATCGATTTGCCCTTCAAGCTAGAGTACTTGTCTGTGCTCGACGAAAACGCCGAGTTAGACAAAAAGTTAGACCCTAAACTCACAGATGATGAGCTGAAGACTCTGTATCGATACATGCTGAAAGCCAGACGGGCTGACGAACGCATGTTGAATATGCAAAGACAGGGAAGAATCGGAACGTTTCCACAAGCTTCAGGTCATGAAGCAATCAGCATGGGCTCCGTCTTCTGCCTCAAGAAAGAAGACTGGCTGGTGCCGGCTTACCGCGAACTGGCAGGCATGCTCTACCGTGGCTGGCCTCTCGAAACCATCCTTCTTTATTGGAATGGCTTTGAGGAAGGCGCGAAAGTTCCAGACGGTCTGAACGACTTGCCTATGTGCGTTCCGGTCGCAAGCCAATTGCTTCATGCGGCTGGCATCGGCATGGCGATGAACATTCAACAAGAGAAGAAAGTAGTTCTCACCTTCTTCGGCGACGGCTCGTCGTCGGAAGGCGACTGCCACGAAGCTCTGAACTTCGCCGCAGTATTCAATGCACCAGTTGTATTTATCTGCTTGAACAATCAGTACGCAATCTCTGTGCCGATTGCCAAACAGATGAAGAACGAAACTGTCGCTCAAAGAGCGATTGGTTATGGAATGCAAGGCATAAGGGTCGACGGCAATGATGTACTGGCCGTCTACACCGCTACTCAAGAAGCGATCGAACGGGCGCGCAAGGGCGAAGGTCCAACCCTGATCGAGTGCCTGACCTATCGATTCACTCCTCACACCACTGCAGACGATCCAAAGCGATACCGCTCCGAAGACGAGTCTAAGAAATGGCACCTGCGTGAGCCACTTTTACGCTTCGCTAAATACCTGAACGCCAAAGGCATCATGAACGAAGAGCAGCGACAGCAGATCGAAGCCGAGATAGATGCGGAAATCAAAGAAGCTGTGGCCAAAGCAGAAGAGTTAGCTAAATCGGACGAACTGAGCAATCCACTCAACATGTTCGACTTCTCATTTGCCGAACTGCCTCCATTCCTGGTCGAACAGAGACAAGAGTTGGCCGACCACATTGCCAAACACACAAAGCACAAGAAGGAATCGGGCGAGAAGAAGGCACCCAGTCCAGCCAAAATCTAA
- a CDS encoding alpha-ketoacid dehydrogenase subunit beta, with protein MAQMNMAKAINLALHEAMTKDKKVIVMGEDVGQDEGVFRITEGLHAKFGDTRVIDTPLAESGIIGTAIGMALYGLKPVCEIQFAGFDYYNYHQLESHAARFRNRTRGRLTVPMVMRAPYGAGIRAIEHHSESREAIYAHTPGLKVVIPSGPRNARALLHSAIQDPDPVIYYEPKAVYRLFKEEVPDAMETLPIGQAQIARKGKDITLVSYGASLRPTLEAAELLEEEDGVHAEVIDLLTISPFDAATIVDSVRKTGRCVVVHEGPRTCGIGAEIIARINENAFLYLEAPVKRVTGFDCQVPYFSKERAYLPDAERVLDGCRATLSF; from the coding sequence ATGGCACAAATGAACATGGCGAAAGCGATCAACCTGGCGCTGCACGAAGCCATGACCAAAGACAAAAAAGTAATCGTCATGGGCGAAGACGTCGGTCAAGACGAAGGCGTCTTCAGAATCACTGAAGGTTTGCACGCCAAGTTCGGTGACACCAGAGTCATCGATACACCGCTTGCGGAGTCAGGAATCATCGGCACAGCAATCGGTATGGCCCTGTATGGTCTGAAACCAGTTTGCGAAATTCAATTCGCCGGTTTCGACTACTACAACTATCACCAGCTCGAATCGCATGCAGCCAGATTCAGAAATCGCACCCGCGGCAGATTGACTGTTCCGATGGTAATGAGAGCGCCTTACGGTGCCGGCATCAGAGCAATCGAGCACCACTCGGAAAGCCGAGAAGCCATCTATGCACACACACCTGGTTTGAAAGTAGTGATTCCTTCAGGTCCTCGCAATGCCCGGGCCTTGTTGCACAGCGCTATCCAGGACCCGGATCCGGTCATCTATTACGAGCCAAAGGCCGTTTACCGACTCTTTAAGGAAGAAGTTCCCGATGCTATGGAAACGTTGCCAATCGGTCAAGCTCAAATCGCGCGCAAAGGCAAAGACATCACCTTAGTTTCCTACGGCGCCAGTTTAAGACCGACGCTGGAAGCGGCTGAGTTGCTGGAAGAAGAAGACGGAGTGCACGCAGAAGTAATCGACCTGCTCACCATCTCTCCTTTCGATGCTGCCACCATTGTCGACTCGGTGCGTAAAACCGGTCGCTGTGTCGTTGTGCACGAAGGTCCTCGCACTTGCGGTATCGGGGCTGAAATCATCGCCCGCATCAACGAAAACGCCTTCCTCTATCTGGAAGCACCGGTAAAGCGAGTCACCGGATTCGACTGCCAGGT